One segment of Candidatus Bathyarchaeota archaeon DNA contains the following:
- a CDS encoding type II toxin-antitoxin system VapC family toxin, producing MVGKISLDASIVVKWFKKGEAHERQALKVRDDIFTMKVHAIAPELLLLEVVRALVKIGYPKLKIEGAYSTLKEAASLNLIELAPMCGLLDKAKEVEVELSLSASDATYLAASIVHNADLLTEDKHLLGNHVLKYAEKDGIHILSLK from the coding sequence ATGGTTGGAAAAATATCTTTGGATGCGTCGATTGTTGTAAAATGGTTCAAGAAAGGTGAGGCTCATGAACGGCAAGCGCTAAAAGTCAGAGACGATATCTTCACAATGAAGGTTCATGCTATTGCACCTGAACTACTTCTTCTTGAGGTTGTTCGCGCCTTGGTTAAGATTGGATATCCCAAGCTCAAGATTGAAGGAGCCTATTCAACATTGAAGGAAGCAGCGTCTCTAAACCTCATAGAGCTTGCACCTATGTGTGGACTCTTAGATAAAGCGAAGGAGGTTGAGGTTGAACTCAGTCTATCCGCCTCAGACGCCACATATCTGGCTGCATCCATCGTCCACAACGCTGATCTGCTGACCGAAGACAAGCACCTCCTAGGAAATCATGTATTGAAATATGCAGAGAAGGATGGGATCCACATTCTTTCCCTAAAATGA
- the wrbA gene encoding NAD(P)H:quinone oxidoreductase, which translates to MPDRDLNILIVFYSMYGNTARLARAVAEGVGEIEGVKPVLRQVPELIPQHIIDSNPRIKAVKDSLRDIPVASANDLAEADGIIFGTPTRFGNMCSQMKQFIDQTGSLWLEGKLEGKPAGVFTCTSTLHGGQETTIISTMIPLLHHGMIIVGVPYSESRLLDMDFGGGSPYGASAVVGPESERPPTERDLAIARTLGRRVAEVAKKLRS; encoded by the coding sequence ATGCCTGATAGGGATCTCAATATATTGATAGTCTTCTATTCCATGTACGGTAACACCGCTAGACTGGCGAGGGCTGTTGCTGAGGGTGTCGGTGAGATTGAAGGTGTCAAACCGGTCCTCAGACAGGTTCCTGAACTCATCCCTCAACATATCATAGATTCGAACCCAAGGATAAAGGCTGTTAAGGATAGTCTCAGGGATATTCCGGTTGCAAGTGCCAATGATCTGGCTGAGGCTGACGGGATTATATTTGGCACACCTACAAGATTCGGCAACATGTGTTCACAGATGAAACAGTTCATAGATCAGACTGGAAGCCTCTGGCTTGAGGGGAAGCTTGAAGGTAAGCCTGCTGGAGTATTCACGTGCACCTCGACCCTGCATGGAGGTCAGGAGACCACCATAATATCGACGATGATACCTCTACTCCATCATGGAATGATCATTGTCGGGGTCCCATACTCTGAGAGTAGGCTCCTCGACATGGATTTCGGAGGAGGCTCACCATACGGCGCCTCTGCCGTTGTTGGACCTGAATCTGAGAGGCCTCCGACTGAACGTGACTTGGCCATAGCAAGAACCTTGGGTAGAAGAGTAGCAGAGGTTGCTAAGAAACTTCGCAGCTGA
- the cobO gene encoding cob(I)yrinic acid a,c-diamide adenosyltransferase: MNRRQGLIHVYTGDGKGKTTAALGLALRAAGHGMKVCMIMFLKGRYLYGERYSAKLIPGFQIEAYGQKHFIKSKPGRKDIEEAEEAFERAVSKVKTGECDILILDELTHAINLGMIRLEQVMELIRCKPEGLELVITGRDCPPEIIEAADYVTEFVERKHPYRRGIKSRKGIEY; encoded by the coding sequence ATGAACAGGAGGCAAGGTCTGATCCACGTATATACCGGCGACGGGAAGGGTAAGACGACGGCGGCTCTGGGTTTGGCCTTGAGGGCTGCAGGTCATGGAATGAAAGTTTGCATGATAATGTTTCTGAAGGGTAGGTACCTTTATGGTGAGAGGTATTCGGCTAAGCTCATTCCAGGGTTCCAGATAGAAGCTTACGGTCAGAAACATTTCATTAAGAGTAAGCCTGGCAGAAAAGATATTGAGGAGGCTGAGGAGGCTTTCGAACGAGCTGTATCAAAGGTTAAGACAGGTGAATGTGATATACTGATTCTGGACGAGTTGACCCACGCAATCAATCTTGGAATGATAAGGCTGGAGCAGGTTATGGAGTTGATCAGGTGTAAGCCTGAAGGTTTGGAGCTTGTGATCACTGGCAGAGACTGCCCGCCTGAAATCATCGAGGCCGCCGACTATGTGACTGAGTTCGTTGAGAGGAAACATCCATATAGAAGAGGGATAAAGTCTAGAAAAGGTATAGAGTATTGA
- a CDS encoding helix-turn-helix domain-containing protein, whose protein sequence is MLKALSSQTRVEIIKTLMKDQLHISSLAKRLGISVPVAAKHVRILEKAGLIERKEYGRSHVLKARGDRIYEIFDAFAEKLNVKLSRGSSVLDALKMTCAVETKRVNDSELLISIDGKEGYYLYEVNSRLADIPMNNYKVKNNDEILLKRLIPITEKKIIVNIR, encoded by the coding sequence ATGTTGAAAGCCCTAAGCAGCCAAACACGTGTAGAGATCATAAAAACCCTGATGAAAGACCAGCTGCACATCTCATCGCTGGCGAAGAGACTAGGAATATCTGTACCAGTAGCCGCCAAACATGTAAGGATCCTGGAGAAGGCGGGGCTGATCGAGAGGAAAGAATATGGAAGAAGTCACGTCTTAAAAGCTAGAGGCGACAGAATATACGAGATATTCGACGCCTTCGCGGAAAAATTGAATGTAAAACTTTCAAGAGGCAGCAGCGTCCTAGACGCTCTGAAGATGACCTGCGCCGTTGAAACGAAGAGAGTAAACGACAGCGAACTTCTAATCTCTATAGATGGGAAGGAGGGATACTACCTCTACGAAGTCAATAGTAGACTCGCAGACATACCCATGAACAACTACAAAGTCAAAAATAACGACGAGATTCTACTTAAGAGATTGATTCCAATAACTGAGAAAAAGATTATTGTTAACATACGTTAA
- a CDS encoding terpene cyclase/mutase family protein has translation MKLIKGSLMLLILLTSLEIVYIIPKASSYPYSKTSQEVASALAWLRTNQTDNGMIGSFAVSSWAAMAIAAAEGDPNKWMKSESSPTLIQYLKSNKASLSSCTDYSRFILSMIAADIDPKNVDGVDLIATLESFYNNNQFGDPNLLNDDYWAVIALISTGKYKSDPKIQSAVNFIKSHQNSTNGGWSFDVAATYGPDVDSTAAAIMALISAGESRTSNHITNGLAYIKSKQVASGGFDGGWGTSAETDSWAIQAIVAAGQDVTGPDWTHSTSGKTPIDDLLTFQNPDGGFRDYTGKSSAWTTSYAISALMGKPYPIVRGARVNIRIEGQQSTIWKGTVYVTWSNITEATPQAGRKHYYGQPTVLGALDKAASAANFTYTVDYSYGSAYVKAIKDEAASGLNGWLFRVNSHTTGSYSCDTYVLNSVSPPDPPHTDILWYYGGWGDKVLGISVDRTTINVNETIVVTVTYYDETEESWLPAAEATVWAGAKYSTNQSGKVQIQLQNSGTYQVYANKTGYVRSDKIQVSVAGGGGTGGVDIKANVIPALALEVSPNIVDFGTVGPKMTSPTFQITLKNTGSLNGTITVTVTDLNATSLFRDCVQLSENPPAWTAWGGYHTFIRGHNGNTPGEKIVHIRLQIPENYPVVPGSNKGKVTFWLEPS, from the coding sequence TTGAAACTGATCAAAGGATCTTTAATGTTACTGATCCTATTAACATCTCTGGAAATAGTCTACATAATCCCCAAAGCTTCATCCTACCCATACAGCAAGACCAGCCAAGAAGTCGCCTCAGCCCTGGCATGGCTGAGAACAAACCAGACAGACAATGGAATGATAGGATCATTCGCCGTCTCATCTTGGGCAGCGATGGCCATTGCAGCCGCAGAAGGAGATCCAAACAAATGGATGAAAAGCGAGTCGAGCCCAACATTAATCCAATATTTGAAAAGCAACAAGGCATCATTGAGTTCATGCACAGACTACAGTAGATTCATCTTGTCAATGATAGCCGCAGACATAGACCCAAAGAATGTGGATGGAGTAGACCTCATAGCTACACTCGAATCCTTCTACAACAATAATCAGTTCGGAGACCCAAACTTACTCAATGACGATTACTGGGCAGTCATAGCCCTAATCTCCACAGGCAAATACAAGTCTGACCCAAAGATTCAGAGTGCGGTCAACTTCATAAAATCTCATCAAAACTCGACAAACGGAGGTTGGAGCTTCGATGTGGCAGCTACATATGGACCTGACGTAGACAGCACCGCCGCAGCCATCATGGCCCTAATCTCAGCTGGCGAAAGTAGAACGTCAAACCATATAACGAACGGCCTAGCCTACATCAAATCGAAACAAGTTGCAAGCGGCGGCTTCGACGGTGGATGGGGGACAAGTGCAGAGACAGATTCATGGGCTATACAAGCAATAGTAGCAGCAGGCCAAGATGTCACTGGACCAGACTGGACACACAGTACCAGTGGCAAGACACCTATAGACGACCTACTCACCTTCCAGAATCCAGATGGCGGATTTAGAGACTACACTGGAAAATCAAGCGCATGGACAACATCATACGCGATCTCGGCGTTGATGGGGAAACCTTACCCGATCGTAAGAGGTGCAAGAGTGAATATCCGCATCGAAGGCCAACAATCCACAATATGGAAAGGAACGGTCTACGTAACTTGGTCGAACATCACAGAGGCTACACCTCAAGCCGGTAGGAAACATTACTATGGCCAGCCGACAGTCCTGGGAGCCCTGGACAAAGCTGCATCCGCAGCAAACTTCACTTATACTGTGGATTACTCATATGGTTCAGCCTATGTGAAAGCGATCAAAGATGAGGCGGCATCTGGTCTCAATGGTTGGCTGTTCAGAGTAAACAGCCATACAACCGGCAGTTATAGTTGTGACACATATGTGTTGAATAGTGTTTCACCGCCAGACCCCCCACACACAGATATTCTATGGTATTACGGCGGGTGGGGTGATAAGGTCCTAGGAATATCAGTCGACCGCACAACCATAAACGTCAACGAGACCATAGTAGTAACCGTCACATACTATGATGAGACAGAAGAATCTTGGCTTCCAGCAGCAGAGGCAACAGTATGGGCCGGCGCAAAATACTCAACAAACCAAAGTGGAAAAGTTCAGATTCAACTACAAAACAGTGGCACATACCAAGTATACGCCAACAAGACAGGTTACGTCAGAAGTGACAAGATACAGGTGAGTGTTGCAGGCGGGGGAGGAACCGGCGGCGTAGATATCAAAGCAAATGTCATTCCGGCACTGGCACTTGAAGTGTCGCCTAACATTGTCGATTTCGGCACAGTCGGACCCAAGATGACAAGCCCAACATTCCAAATAACCCTAAAGAATACAGGCTCATTGAACGGAACCATAACAGTAACTGTTACAGATCTGAACGCCACATCCTTATTCAGAGACTGCGTACAATTATCTGAGAACCCACCAGCATGGACGGCATGGGGAGGCTACCACACCTTCATCCGTGGACATAACGGAAACACGCCCGGAGAGAAGATCGTCCACATCAGACTGCAGATTCCGGAAAACTATCCGGTTGTTCCGGGGTCGAATAAAGGTAAGGTAACATTCTGGCTGGAACCGAGTTGA
- a CDS encoding DUF4430 domain-containing protein: MKVMKVSLTILFLLIPIMFACSEVQGLGVGVNPAELNYTVNSNNIVSNEIWVFNTGGGRAKFSLYFDSQYQTMFSFNINDFELNPGSSQKVTVNYDPLKNRAYTDLNIPLYVKATDAISNMESGIKVPVKVKHYLSTQTIFPLTPTDPQIVAALRYLRSIQWPDGNIGGFHISCWVTMAIASAGQDPHYWRKSSSSIVDYLIKNRGQVDTIKVTDIAKFILAMTSARENPRNIGGVDYVSLLLSKEKSGQFGDATMCNDDFWAIISLISAGIPSNSQQIQNSRTFIKNHQNADGGWSWQVGGPSDADDTAAAIMALIASGEEKNSPAIVKAVNYLKSQLGSSGGFVSEGVANSASDSWVLMALVAANIDPSSSDWVKDGVNPVNHLIRCQNSDGSFGWRVGDDGDPWWTAYAIPALLGKPYPVIASELHPQVYVRIEHVNATIWRGWVEILPSTNVTAYNSNKVYNIQGDNALALLDRASRLGGFTYQVSDQWYPMGLYVDSIGGYKATGAYGWMYRVNYTLGQVSMDKCKINPNDRLLIYWGTLGVRPLKVEVEPVEVPLGKPFTVTVTFLDDSTGKWVTLKNATVNVNPKYRTDQDGRATVTLTEPKVYNVYAERWGSTAQDQYVRSDLVQVGVGVPIPEFQNIQTLTIVILAAFTITLRRYIKQPTSIHRIA, from the coding sequence TTGAAAGTAATGAAGGTATCTCTCACAATACTTTTCCTACTGATCCCGATAATGTTTGCTTGTTCTGAAGTTCAAGGTCTAGGTGTCGGAGTAAATCCTGCGGAACTCAATTACACAGTAAATTCGAACAACATAGTCTCCAATGAGATTTGGGTCTTCAACACAGGAGGAGGCAGAGCTAAATTCAGTCTATATTTTGACAGCCAATACCAGACGATGTTCTCATTCAACATAAATGATTTTGAGCTCAACCCAGGAAGTAGCCAGAAAGTTACTGTGAACTACGACCCATTAAAGAATAGAGCCTACACAGACCTGAACATACCGTTATATGTGAAGGCAACCGATGCGATATCCAATATGGAGTCTGGAATAAAGGTTCCTGTCAAGGTTAAACATTACTTGAGTACACAGACTATTTTCCCCCTGACCCCTACCGACCCTCAGATAGTCGCTGCTTTAAGATATCTCAGGAGTATACAGTGGCCTGACGGAAACATCGGCGGTTTCCATATCAGTTGCTGGGTGACTATGGCAATAGCCTCGGCAGGCCAGGACCCCCATTACTGGAGGAAAAGCAGTAGCTCCATAGTCGATTACCTCATCAAGAATAGAGGCCAGGTCGACACAATCAAGGTCACTGACATAGCGAAGTTCATCTTAGCCATGACCTCGGCGAGGGAGAATCCTAGAAACATAGGTGGGGTAGACTATGTATCTCTACTGTTGAGTAAGGAGAAGAGTGGTCAGTTCGGTGATGCAACGATGTGCAACGATGACTTCTGGGCGATAATATCTTTAATCTCAGCTGGTATACCCTCAAACTCACAGCAGATCCAGAATTCAAGAACCTTCATTAAGAATCATCAGAATGCGGATGGTGGATGGAGTTGGCAGGTCGGTGGACCAAGCGACGCCGACGACACGGCTGCCGCTATAATGGCTCTGATAGCGTCTGGCGAGGAGAAGAATTCACCTGCAATAGTCAAAGCTGTAAACTATTTGAAGAGCCAACTAGGTTCGAGTGGTGGATTCGTCTCTGAAGGTGTTGCAAACTCAGCATCAGACTCATGGGTTTTGATGGCCCTCGTCGCAGCGAATATAGACCCATCCAGCTCAGACTGGGTGAAGGATGGAGTAAACCCGGTAAATCATCTCATTCGATGCCAGAACTCGGACGGATCATTCGGTTGGAGAGTCGGCGATGACGGAGATCCTTGGTGGACAGCATATGCGATTCCAGCTTTGCTGGGCAAACCCTATCCAGTCATCGCGAGCGAACTACACCCGCAGGTATATGTTAGAATAGAACATGTGAACGCCACTATCTGGAGGGGTTGGGTTGAGATCCTACCGTCGACGAATGTCACAGCCTACAACAGCAACAAAGTCTACAATATTCAGGGCGATAATGCCCTAGCCTTGCTCGACAGAGCCTCGAGACTAGGAGGCTTCACATACCAGGTCTCAGACCAATGGTATCCCATGGGGCTATACGTCGACTCCATAGGAGGATACAAGGCGACAGGCGCATACGGATGGATGTACAGGGTGAACTATACTCTCGGGCAGGTGAGTATGGACAAATGTAAGATAAATCCAAATGATCGACTCCTAATATACTGGGGAACATTAGGAGTTAGACCCTTAAAGGTTGAGGTAGAGCCTGTCGAGGTTCCTCTGGGCAAACCCTTCACAGTAACAGTTACCTTTCTAGACGACTCCACAGGAAAGTGGGTCACGCTCAAGAACGCCACAGTGAATGTAAACCCTAAGTATCGGACGGACCAGGATGGGAGGGCCACCGTAACATTGACGGAGCCGAAAGTATACAACGTCTATGCTGAGAGGTGGGGTTCAACCGCCCAAGACCAGTATGTGAGAAGTGATCTAGTTCAGGTCGGGGTTGGGGTGCCAATTCCAGAATTCCAAAACATCCAAACACTCACAATAGTAATTCTCGCAGCCTTCACCATCACACTCCGGAGATACATCAAACAACCGACCAGTATACATCGCATTGCTTAA
- a CDS encoding ECF transporter S component: MATVVFTVSTASLELSHQKVSVREVALISVLGAVTAMLRLPFTFIPNVQPCTSLIICIGISFGPHAGFFVGALTPLISNFFLGHGPWTLLQMYSWGMIGALSSLLNSNIGRWRLGAVGLSAGYMYGFIMNIWFCYTFLQPITLNRFVMAELQGLPFDTMHAIGNFTFLTLLGKRVLQVFDYFKRL, encoded by the coding sequence ATGGCTACAGTGGTCTTTACAGTATCGACTGCGTCTCTAGAGCTTTCTCATCAAAAAGTTTCCGTCAGAGAAGTTGCCCTGATAAGTGTCTTAGGAGCCGTCACTGCAATGTTGAGGTTGCCATTCACATTCATACCGAATGTTCAACCATGCACATCCCTGATAATTTGCATAGGGATAAGCTTCGGCCCACACGCAGGATTCTTCGTAGGAGCCCTCACACCCCTAATATCTAACTTCTTCCTAGGGCACGGACCTTGGACACTCTTACAGATGTATTCTTGGGGCATGATCGGTGCCCTATCGAGTCTACTAAACAGTAATATCGGCCGCTGGAGGCTTGGGGCTGTCGGATTGTCTGCCGGTTACATGTACGGTTTCATCATGAACATATGGTTCTGTTATACTTTCCTGCAGCCCATCACACTAAACAGATTTGTGATGGCTGAACTGCAGGGATTACCCTTCGACACTATGCACGCCATAGGAAACTTCACATTTCTAACATTGCTGGGAAAAAGAGTACTTCAAGTTTTCGACTACTTCAAAAGACTTTAA
- a CDS encoding flippase-like domain-containing protein, translating into MLKFRVLRLVAVTVAGLILLFFLIDFVGLEEVYEVVSNMDYRIFILAPVSALISSHIYIYAWYVLLRGLGLHMSFKEAWKVMWCNIFIDQALPSGSLSGEAARIIFLSKVIPDSVGEGLATIVVHRICSTIPFLVACLVGLMYFTSHLKASPLAMLLVLTLYSPIFLVALFLAAAISHPEKAETIVNLLFKILLASARWRETLNNWRERMLRTVESYCEGLRFMSNHISSVILSLILSFISFILEILTVNLVFISIRIYLPVVSVISVYSIGMMLQSAPIMIPGVPEVGVTYILSNIGLDPAEAAWSAILNRLSTFWVRLMVGGLTFTFLLANISGKKKI; encoded by the coding sequence ATGTTAAAATTCAGAGTCCTGAGGCTCGTTGCAGTTACAGTTGCAGGTCTTATACTGTTATTTTTCCTCATAGATTTTGTAGGTTTGGAGGAGGTTTATGAAGTTGTCTCCAATATGGATTATCGCATTTTCATTCTTGCTCCAGTCTCAGCCTTGATTAGCAGCCACATATACATTTACGCTTGGTATGTCCTTCTGAGGGGTTTGGGGCTTCACATGAGTTTCAAGGAGGCTTGGAAGGTGATGTGGTGCAACATCTTCATCGATCAGGCCTTGCCTTCAGGCTCGCTCAGCGGTGAGGCCGCTAGAATAATATTTCTATCCAAGGTTATACCCGACTCTGTGGGTGAGGGTTTGGCTACAATAGTTGTTCACAGAATCTGCAGTACTATACCTTTCCTGGTGGCTTGTCTGGTAGGGTTGATGTACTTCACATCTCACCTTAAAGCCAGTCCGCTGGCGATGCTACTTGTCTTAACGTTGTATTCACCAATATTTCTTGTAGCCTTATTCTTGGCTGCTGCAATATCACATCCTGAGAAGGCGGAGACGATAGTGAACTTACTATTCAAGATTCTTCTAGCTTCTGCAAGGTGGAGGGAGACCTTAAACAATTGGAGGGAGAGAATGTTGAGAACCGTAGAGTCTTACTGTGAGGGTTTGAGATTTATGTCAAATCACATCTCGAGCGTAATATTATCTTTAATTTTGAGTTTCATCAGTTTCATATTAGAGATCTTAACAGTAAATCTGGTATTCATATCTATAAGAATATATTTGCCTGTTGTCTCGGTGATATCTGTTTACAGTATTGGGATGATGCTTCAGTCAGCTCCGATCATGATTCCAGGAGTTCCAGAGGTTGGTGTGACATATATTCTATCAAATATAGGTTTAGATCCCGCTGAGGCTGCTTGGTCAGCGATCCTCAACCGTCTATCAACATTCTGGGTCAGACTCATGGTAGGAGGCTTAACCTTCACATTTCTACTGGCAAATATATCTGGAAAGAAAAAGATTTGA